From the genome of Candidatus Binatia bacterium, one region includes:
- the pseI gene encoding pseudaminic acid synthase, with amino-acid sequence MTRKFKIGERPVGAGEPAYVIAELSANHRNRFEEAARLVEAAKAAGADAVKLQTYTPDTLTLRSDKEPFRIRGGTLWDGRTLYDLYREASMPWEWQPKLKDLAGDLGLDFFSSAFDATAVDFLETLGVPVHKVASLEIVDLPLVKKMAATGKPLIISTGTATLEEIREAVETARAAGAVDVALLKCTSAYPAPPEEMNLRTIPHLAQAFEVSVGLSDHTLGIAVPVAAVALGASIVEKHFTLSRSTPGPDSAFSLEPDEFKAMVAAIRTAEKSLGEACYGAGKEEAKSLAYRRSLFVVRDVKAGERLTEQNVRSIRPGGGLHPRYLTDVVGQSAKRNIEAGTPLSWEMIGD; translated from the coding sequence ATGACGCGCAAGTTTAAAATAGGCGAGCGTCCGGTCGGCGCGGGCGAGCCGGCCTACGTCATCGCCGAGCTTTCTGCCAATCATCGAAACCGATTCGAGGAGGCCGCGCGGCTGGTCGAAGCCGCCAAAGCGGCCGGCGCCGACGCGGTCAAGCTGCAAACGTATACTCCGGATACTCTGACGCTCCGCTCCGACAAAGAGCCTTTCCGCATTCGCGGCGGCACACTGTGGGACGGCCGGACGCTTTACGATCTTTATCGCGAGGCGTCGATGCCGTGGGAGTGGCAGCCGAAATTAAAAGATCTCGCCGGCGATCTCGGCCTGGACTTTTTTTCTTCCGCCTTCGATGCCACCGCGGTCGATTTTCTCGAAACGCTGGGCGTGCCGGTCCACAAAGTGGCCTCTTTGGAAATCGTCGATCTGCCGCTCGTAAAAAAAATGGCCGCGACCGGAAAGCCGCTGATCATTTCCACCGGCACGGCGACGCTGGAGGAGATCCGCGAAGCCGTCGAGACTGCCCGTGCCGCCGGCGCGGTGGACGTTGCGCTCCTAAAATGCACCAGCGCCTATCCGGCGCCGCCGGAAGAGATGAATCTCAGGACGATTCCACACCTCGCGCAAGCTTTTGAGGTTTCCGTTGGGCTTTCGGATCACACGCTGGGCATCGCCGTTCCCGTCGCCGCGGTGGCGCTGGGAGCGTCGATCGTGGAAAAACATTTTACGTTGTCGCGCTCGACACCGGGCCCTGACAGTGCCTTTTCGCTTGAACCTGACGAATTCAAAGCGATGGTCGCGGCGATTCGCACGGCGGAGAAATCTCTGGGCGAGGCCTGCTACGGCGCCGGGAAAGAGGAAGCGAAGAGCCTGGCCTATCGGCGCTCGCTGTTCGTGGTGCGCGACGTGAAGGCCGGCGAGCGATTGACGGAGCAAAACGTGCGCTCGATTCGGCCGGGCGGCGGGCTCCATCCGCGTTACTTGACTGACGTCGTCGGGCAGAGCGCGAAGCGAAATATTGAAGCGGGAACGCCGCTGTCGTGGGAGATGATAGGGGATTAG
- a CDS encoding WbqC family protein, which translates to MRIAIMQPTYLPWLGYFDLMDQADLFVLLDNVQFAKQTWQQRNRIKNSQGLEWLSVPVEFRGRFGQTIGEVEIREAEFWKKHARSLEVNYGRAEHFRRFFPELLWIFKENGPWSRLADLNVALMEWLKSLLDVKTPMVRASELDAEGKRAGRVASICRSVGATEYLSPIGAAGYVLAEMEEFSERGIQVLFQNYTHPAYRQLFPPFLPYASVIDCIFNEGARSGEIMRSGRGNPYPPDEVPVRVAENQVENDAQV; encoded by the coding sequence ATGAGAATCGCGATCATGCAGCCGACGTACCTGCCGTGGCTCGGCTATTTCGATTTGATGGACCAGGCGGACCTGTTCGTGCTTCTGGACAACGTCCAGTTCGCCAAGCAGACCTGGCAGCAGAGGAACCGGATCAAAAATTCCCAGGGGCTCGAATGGCTCTCCGTGCCGGTCGAGTTTCGCGGCCGCTTCGGCCAGACGATCGGCGAGGTCGAGATCCGCGAAGCCGAGTTCTGGAAGAAGCACGCGAGGAGCCTGGAGGTGAATTACGGCCGGGCCGAGCACTTCCGCCGATTTTTTCCCGAGCTTTTGTGGATCTTCAAGGAAAACGGCCCGTGGAGCCGGCTCGCCGATCTCAACGTCGCGCTGATGGAATGGCTCAAAAGCCTGCTCGACGTCAAGACGCCGATGGTGCGCGCGTCCGAGCTCGACGCCGAAGGCAAGCGCGCAGGCCGCGTCGCGTCGATTTGCCGGAGCGTCGGCGCGACGGAATATCTTTCTCCGATCGGCGCGGCGGGCTACGTCCTCGCCGAAATGGAGGAATTCTCCGAGCGCGGCATTCAAGTCCTCTTCCAAAATTATACGCATCCGGCGTACCGGCAGCTCTTTCCGCCTTTTTTGCCTTACGCTTCCGTCATCGATTGCATCTTCAACGAGGGAGCGCGAAGCGGCGAGATCATGCGCAGCGGCAGGGGAAATCCGTATCCGCCCGACGAGGTTCCGGTTCGGGTGGCGGAAAACCAGGTCGAAAATGACGCGCAAGTTTAA
- a CDS encoding GNAT family N-acetyltransferase has translation MEERLLLKPVAPEEKAAFLKMAERHFKELNPAFVPMEDWRRHYFESIQANEAMSLQWILVEHRRAGFVLFGFESHRFLPRQTGMIYELYVAPEYRRRGVGEASARRAVEFLHERRVSKIQLEVMEGNEKAAALWKKLGFAKVSERFVLGGAA, from the coding sequence ATGGAAGAGCGCTTGCTCCTGAAGCCGGTAGCGCCCGAAGAGAAGGCCGCTTTTCTCAAGATGGCCGAGCGCCACTTCAAAGAACTCAATCCCGCGTTCGTTCCGATGGAGGATTGGCGGCGGCACTACTTTGAATCGATTCAAGCCAACGAGGCGATGTCGCTCCAGTGGATCCTGGTCGAGCACCGGCGCGCCGGATTCGTTCTCTTCGGCTTCGAAAGCCACCGTTTTCTGCCGCGCCAGACCGGCATGATCTACGAGCTGTACGTCGCGCCGGAATATCGCCGCCGCGGCGTCGGCGAGGCGAGCGCGCGACGCGCCGTGGAATTTTTGCACGAGCGTCGCGTGAGCAAAATTCAGTTGGAAGTGATGGAGGGCAACGAAAAGGCCGCCGCGCTGTGGAAGAAGCTCGGCTTCGCCAAAGTCTCTGAGCGATTCGTTTTGGGAGGCGCGGCATGA
- the pseG gene encoding UDP-2,4-diacetamido-2,4,6-trideoxy-beta-L-altropyranose hydrolase, with the protein MRSLGPLILRADATPQMGAGHVMRCLALAQAWRDRGGRAVFALTAAGDALAARLESEKMGIIRLGAEPGSVGDAEQTATLAAQIGASWTVVDGYHFHSSYHRALKAAGIRLLAIDDYGSAERCSADVVLNQNLRAEEGWYPDREPYTRLLLGTSYVLLRREFLSWQSWERRVAKEARRLLVTLGGSDSGRAIVQVAEGLRQLSIDDLEAVLVTGAENAHADELKAIVDGARFSISLTKNVVDTSPLMAWADVAIIAAGGTLWELLYMQSAVLSYARNPFQEMIVGELDRQRTVVGLGDLGRVAPEQLAAEVEATCRSEAERKSMAASGRTLVDGKGAARVVAALAEKGESVGWKSACS; encoded by the coding sequence ATGAGATCGTTGGGACCGTTGATTCTCCGCGCGGACGCGACGCCGCAAATGGGCGCGGGCCACGTGATGCGCTGCCTCGCGCTGGCGCAGGCGTGGCGCGACCGCGGCGGCCGCGCGGTTTTCGCGCTCACCGCCGCCGGCGACGCGCTGGCGGCTCGGCTGGAGTCCGAAAAAATGGGCATCATCCGTCTTGGCGCCGAGCCGGGCAGCGTCGGCGACGCCGAGCAGACCGCCACGCTGGCGGCGCAAATCGGCGCCTCCTGGACGGTCGTCGACGGCTACCATTTTCATTCGAGCTATCATCGGGCGCTCAAAGCGGCCGGCATCCGGCTCCTTGCGATCGACGATTACGGCAGCGCAGAGCGCTGCTCGGCCGACGTCGTATTGAACCAGAATCTCCGCGCCGAGGAGGGCTGGTACCCCGACCGGGAACCTTACACCCGGCTCTTGCTCGGGACGAGCTACGTGCTGCTCCGGCGGGAATTTCTGTCCTGGCAGAGTTGGGAGCGCCGCGTGGCGAAAGAGGCGCGCCGGCTGCTCGTGACGCTCGGCGGCTCCGATTCGGGCCGCGCGATCGTCCAGGTGGCCGAAGGCCTGCGACAGTTATCGATAGATGATCTCGAAGCCGTCCTGGTCACTGGAGCGGAGAACGCTCATGCCGACGAATTGAAAGCGATCGTCGACGGCGCGCGCTTCTCGATCAGCCTCACGAAGAACGTCGTGGATACCTCGCCGCTGATGGCCTGGGCCGATGTGGCGATCATCGCCGCGGGCGGAACGCTGTGGGAGCTGCTTTACATGCAGAGCGCGGTGCTGAGTTACGCGAGGAATCCGTTTCAGGAAATGATCGTCGGCGAGCTCGACCGGCAAAGAACGGTCGTCGGGCTCGGCGATTTGGGCCGGGTCGCACCGGAACAGTTGGCGGCCGAAGTCGAAGCGACTTGCAGATCCGAGGCGGAGCGCAAGTCCATGGCCGCGTCGGGAAGAACGCTCGTCGACGGCAAAGGCGCCGCGCGGGTCGTCGCGGCGCTCGCCGAGAAGGGAGAATCGGTCGGATGGAAGAGCGCTTGCTCCTGA